The following proteins are encoded in a genomic region of Corynebacterium atypicum:
- a CDS encoding type I restriction-modification system subunit M produces MGTEKTTNYVSFIWKIANLLRGDYKEHEYGDVILPFTVLTRLDSVLVSTKDKVAQIRDQKGVPAEVKRIQYARATGYPFWNTSRFTLHTLKNDPDNLEGNLRSYVEGFSRNARDVMKSYDFYTVIDRLDRSDLLYQIVDAFTDPAVDFLPAAVSNEDMGSIFEELIRRFNELSNETAGEHFTPREVIQLMVEVLFDPDMDAICAPGFMASLYDPGVGTGGMLSEAIERARVLNDDARIEVYGQELNPQSYAVAKSDILIKGDDADRIYFGNSLTADRTAGRTFNYMLCNPPFGVEWKKYAGPIKDEAEKRGWKGRFGAGLPRISDGSFLFLQHMISKMKSYDPADTQNAPGTRIGIVFNGSPLFTGAAGSGESNIRRWILENDWLETIVALPDQMFYNTGILTYIWVLSNRKASIRKNKVQLIDATKFFARMRKPLGEKRKYLTADNIAQIARIYGDFTEGEHSKIFDTREFGFHEVTVERPLRLNFTATPERVERVWERTPFKNLATSKKRSEAARTQEIEGGKKTQRAIVDAIETLGDQRVWKNRDEFTKVLKASFKEHGLTVRAPLLKAIVVALGETDPTADICRDTKGNPEPDPALRDTEQIPLAEDIDAYIQREVIPYAADAYVDPDKTKIGYEIPFTRYFYQYEELGDPTKTLAEIQSLGAHIQASIAKLFSEQAV; encoded by the coding sequence ATGGGCACTGAGAAAACAACGAACTATGTCAGCTTCATTTGGAAGATTGCGAACCTGCTGCGCGGTGACTACAAGGAGCACGAGTACGGGGACGTGATCTTGCCGTTCACGGTGCTTACCCGTCTCGATTCGGTTCTCGTGAGTACGAAGGACAAAGTTGCCCAGATTCGTGACCAGAAGGGTGTCCCGGCTGAGGTCAAGCGCATCCAATACGCGAGAGCTACGGGCTACCCGTTCTGGAACACCTCCAGGTTCACGCTGCACACGCTCAAGAACGATCCTGACAACCTGGAAGGTAACCTGCGCTCCTACGTGGAGGGCTTTTCGCGGAACGCCCGCGACGTGATGAAGTCCTACGACTTCTATACCGTGATTGACCGTCTCGACCGCTCCGATCTGCTCTACCAGATCGTCGATGCTTTCACTGACCCTGCGGTGGACTTCTTACCTGCAGCGGTCTCCAACGAAGACATGGGGTCGATCTTTGAAGAACTGATCCGGCGATTCAACGAGCTGTCCAACGAGACCGCCGGTGAGCACTTCACCCCACGTGAAGTCATCCAGCTCATGGTCGAGGTGCTGTTCGACCCGGACATGGATGCCATATGCGCGCCCGGGTTCATGGCGTCGCTGTATGACCCGGGAGTTGGCACCGGTGGCATGCTCTCCGAAGCGATCGAACGAGCCCGGGTCCTCAACGACGACGCGCGCATCGAAGTGTACGGGCAGGAGCTCAACCCGCAATCCTACGCGGTGGCAAAGTCCGACATTCTCATCAAGGGCGATGACGCCGACCGAATCTACTTCGGCAACTCGCTGACCGCTGACAGAACAGCGGGTCGGACGTTCAACTACATGCTGTGCAACCCACCCTTCGGCGTGGAATGGAAGAAGTACGCAGGCCCGATCAAGGACGAGGCCGAGAAGCGGGGGTGGAAGGGGCGCTTCGGCGCTGGCCTGCCCCGAATCTCTGATGGGTCGTTCCTGTTCTTGCAGCACATGATCTCGAAGATGAAGTCTTACGATCCGGCTGATACGCAGAACGCGCCGGGCACTCGGATCGGGATCGTGTTCAACGGCTCGCCCCTGTTTACCGGCGCGGCAGGGTCGGGCGAGTCGAACATTCGTCGCTGGATTCTTGAAAACGACTGGCTTGAGACCATCGTCGCCCTGCCTGACCAGATGTTCTACAACACCGGCATCCTTACCTACATCTGGGTGCTCTCCAACCGGAAGGCATCGATCCGCAAGAACAAGGTGCAACTGATCGACGCCACCAAGTTCTTTGCCAGGATGCGCAAACCGCTCGGCGAAAAACGCAAATACCTCACCGCTGACAACATTGCCCAGATCGCGCGCATCTACGGCGACTTCACCGAGGGTGAGCACTCCAAGATTTTCGACACCCGCGAGTTCGGCTTCCATGAAGTCACGGTGGAACGCCCGCTACGTTTGAACTTCACCGCCACACCTGAGCGCGTCGAGCGAGTCTGGGAGCGGACCCCGTTCAAGAATCTGGCCACCTCGAAGAAGCGTAGCGAAGCCGCCCGCACCCAAGAGATCGAGGGCGGCAAGAAGACCCAACGAGCGATCGTCGACGCCATCGAAACTCTCGGCGACCAGCGGGTGTGGAAGAACCGAGACGAATTCACGAAGGTCCTCAAAGCCTCTTTCAAAGAGCATGGTTTGACGGTGCGCGCCCCGCTGTTGAAAGCGATCGTGGTGGCTCTGGGTGAAACTGACCCGACTGCAGACATCTGCCGCGACACCAAGGGCAACCCGGAACCTGACCCTGCGCTGCGCGACACCGAGCAGATCCCACTCGCTGAAGACATCGACGCCTACATCCAGCGCGAAGTCATCCCCTACGCGGCCGACGCCTACGTCGACCCCGACAAGACCAAGATCGGCTACGAGATCCCCTTCACCCGCTACTTCTACCAATACGAAGAACTCGGCGACCCAACCAAAACCCTCGCCGAAATCCAAAGCCTTGGAGCCCACATCCAAGCCTCCATCGCCAAACTATTCAGTGAGCAGGCGGTATAG
- a CDS encoding type II toxin-antitoxin system Phd/YefM family antitoxin: protein MVKDTMVRKRTAKKSMKHINIGDLGRGQASKLLKEVADGDDVAYVLRYGKPLVVVMSHERYERLMEDGVDPNGH from the coding sequence GTGGTGAAGGATACGATGGTGCGGAAGCGTACGGCGAAGAAGTCGATGAAGCACATCAACATTGGCGACCTTGGACGTGGTCAGGCATCGAAGCTGCTCAAGGAAGTGGCTGATGGTGACGATGTGGCCTACGTGTTGCGTTACGGAAAGCCTCTCGTGGTGGTCATGTCGCATGAGCGTTACGAGCGATTGATGGAAGATGGAGTTGACCCGAATGGGCACTGA
- a CDS encoding helix-turn-helix domain-containing protein: MTESENFGAFLEAHRKAQGLTMRKFADAIGVTAPYLSDIEKGRRAAPDGKLGDIAETLRLSRSERERMYDLAALTRENQVSTDLSGYIMQTDMARVALRRAKEHDLSDQQWRDIIDIIEGGEADQ, translated from the coding sequence ATGACTGAATCAGAGAACTTCGGTGCCTTCCTGGAAGCACATAGGAAGGCGCAAGGCTTAACCATGCGCAAGTTCGCGGACGCCATCGGTGTGACCGCTCCCTACCTGAGTGACATCGAGAAAGGCCGCCGGGCTGCCCCGGACGGCAAGCTGGGGGACATCGCGGAGACGTTGCGACTCTCCCGCTCCGAGAGGGAGCGGATGTATGACCTGGCAGCATTGACTCGCGAGAACCAGGTGTCTACCGACCTGTCGGGCTACATTATGCAAACCGACATGGCTCGCGTCGCTCTTCGCCGGGCGAAAGAACATGACCTGAGTGACCAGCAGTGGCGGGACATCATCGACATCATTGAAGGCGGGGAAGCTGACCAGTGA
- a CDS encoding type I restriction endonuclease subunit R — protein sequence MDTSERRFESEIEYWLTARGAEFDRFESRDPQGFDRELCLYPADLIRFVKVTQPDQWAKLERSYRGNAEQKFLKRVAAQLDQRGVIDVLRRGVEDVGARFKLVYFAPGTDLNEVLAEKYWANEMSIVRQLRYSTRSENSVDTVLLVNGIPVATLELKNPLTGQTYRNAIAQYKRDRPASEPLFGLNRRAVVHFAVDTDEVWMTTKLAGQDTVFLPFNRGFQNGAGNPPVEGKFKTSYLWEQVLAKDSLLDILHRFVQFVPGKTPEGRSAKSKDKVIFPRFHQLDAVRKLIADAKANGAGHNYLVQHSAGSGKSNTIAWLAHHLSNLHDDEQRVVFDSIIVITDRRVLDKQLQDTVFSMDHTAGVVVKVDKNARQLTDALGRGARIIISTLQKFPFVDVSNIVTVGKRFAVIVDEAHSSQTGQASERLKQVLADTAQAGQESEAELLDRYAKAEAQVETEQLEVDEQIAADMATHGCQPNLSFFAFTATPKQKTLEIFGTPTPGGAPRPFHVYSMKQAIEEGFILDVLANYITYQTYYKVGKATADDPEYAKKQANKALGKYLALHPHNLRQKAEIIIEHFRSNVAHKIGGKAKAMLVTGSRLHAVRYYFAFANYIKAKGYTDLGVLVAFSGTVEDDGHDYTEEQLNGFPEAELPDRFDTGEYQILLVAEKYQTGFDQPLLQTMYVDKKLHGVKAVQTLSRINRMCPGKSDTFVLDFVNSADDIQAAFQDYYVSTSISEETDPNIVYDLYHLIASYQLWQVEEIDGFATVFFREQKQQTNLDFGRLNAYLDPAVGRFDALDDEEKVEVRSAFNKFNRNYEFLTHIIRFDDEQLHKFAAYAKLLTRKLHIDGDPAPHLDDEVTLQYYRLQSVYEGSIDLQDQVGELNNSPKLSMPTEDDRERLSKILDSLNERWGTEFTNMDKVLEQVADDLAQDNEIQLRAHNPLDLFKIIYDEKMPDVMLARMTQNHDFSMKYLSDKAFRADVDAILLPLIHDRLNRPRHEDSQRDDS from the coding sequence ATGGATACGTCGGAGCGGCGGTTTGAGTCGGAGATCGAGTACTGGCTGACTGCCCGGGGCGCGGAGTTTGACCGCTTTGAGTCGCGTGACCCGCAGGGTTTTGATCGTGAGCTGTGTCTGTATCCTGCGGATCTGATCCGGTTTGTGAAGGTTACTCAGCCTGATCAGTGGGCGAAGTTGGAGCGCAGTTACCGGGGTAACGCGGAGCAGAAGTTTCTGAAGCGTGTCGCTGCGCAGCTTGATCAGCGTGGTGTGATCGATGTGTTGCGCCGTGGCGTTGAGGATGTGGGTGCTCGGTTCAAGCTGGTGTATTTTGCTCCCGGCACTGACTTGAACGAGGTGCTTGCTGAGAAGTATTGGGCGAACGAGATGAGCATCGTGCGCCAGCTGCGGTATTCAACGCGCAGTGAGAACTCGGTTGACACGGTGCTGTTGGTGAACGGCATCCCGGTGGCGACGCTCGAGTTGAAGAACCCGCTGACGGGGCAGACCTACCGGAACGCGATCGCCCAGTACAAGCGGGATCGCCCGGCCTCGGAGCCGTTGTTTGGGTTGAATCGGCGTGCGGTGGTGCATTTCGCGGTTGACACCGATGAGGTGTGGATGACGACGAAGCTGGCCGGTCAAGATACGGTGTTCCTGCCGTTCAACAGAGGTTTCCAGAATGGTGCTGGTAATCCTCCGGTGGAGGGGAAGTTCAAGACCTCGTATTTGTGGGAGCAGGTGCTGGCGAAGGATTCACTGCTTGATATTTTGCACCGGTTTGTGCAGTTCGTGCCCGGCAAGACTCCCGAGGGGCGTTCGGCGAAGTCGAAAGACAAGGTGATCTTTCCGCGCTTCCACCAGCTCGATGCGGTGCGTAAACTCATCGCGGACGCGAAGGCGAACGGCGCTGGTCATAACTATTTGGTGCAGCATTCGGCGGGCTCGGGCAAGTCGAACACGATCGCGTGGCTGGCTCACCACCTGTCAAACCTGCATGATGACGAGCAGCGGGTGGTGTTTGATTCGATCATTGTGATCACTGACCGGAGGGTGTTGGACAAGCAACTCCAGGACACGGTGTTTTCGATGGATCACACCGCCGGTGTGGTGGTGAAGGTGGACAAGAACGCCCGTCAGCTCACTGATGCGCTGGGTCGGGGTGCTCGGATCATCATTTCGACGTTGCAGAAGTTTCCGTTCGTTGACGTGTCCAACATTGTGACGGTCGGGAAGCGGTTCGCGGTGATTGTGGATGAGGCGCACTCGTCGCAGACCGGGCAGGCATCTGAGCGGCTCAAGCAGGTGCTGGCTGACACTGCCCAAGCGGGTCAGGAGTCTGAGGCCGAGTTGCTGGATCGGTATGCGAAGGCTGAGGCTCAGGTGGAGACCGAACAGTTGGAGGTTGACGAGCAGATCGCCGCCGACATGGCTACCCACGGTTGTCAGCCGAATCTGTCGTTCTTCGCGTTCACGGCCACCCCGAAGCAGAAGACTCTGGAGATTTTCGGCACTCCGACGCCTGGTGGCGCGCCGCGCCCGTTCCATGTGTATTCGATGAAGCAGGCGATCGAGGAGGGGTTTATCCTCGACGTGCTGGCGAACTACATCACCTACCAGACGTACTACAAGGTTGGTAAGGCCACCGCTGACGATCCGGAGTACGCCAAGAAGCAGGCCAACAAGGCGCTGGGCAAGTACTTAGCCCTGCATCCGCACAATCTGCGGCAGAAGGCCGAGATCATCATCGAGCACTTCCGCAGCAACGTGGCGCACAAGATCGGCGGCAAAGCCAAGGCAATGCTGGTGACCGGCTCCCGGTTGCACGCGGTACGCTACTACTTCGCGTTCGCCAACTACATCAAAGCCAAGGGCTACACCGACCTGGGTGTGCTGGTGGCGTTCTCCGGCACCGTCGAAGACGACGGGCATGACTACACCGAGGAACAACTCAACGGCTTCCCCGAAGCCGAGCTGCCAGACCGGTTCGACACCGGTGAGTACCAGATTCTGCTGGTGGCCGAGAAATACCAGACCGGGTTCGACCAGCCCCTGCTGCAGACCATGTATGTGGACAAGAAGCTCCACGGGGTCAAGGCCGTGCAGACTCTGTCACGGATCAACCGGATGTGCCCGGGCAAGTCAGACACGTTCGTGTTGGACTTCGTCAACAGCGCTGACGACATTCAGGCGGCGTTCCAGGACTACTACGTGTCGACCTCGATCAGCGAGGAAACCGACCCGAACATCGTCTACGACCTCTACCACCTGATCGCCTCCTACCAGCTGTGGCAGGTCGAGGAGATCGACGGGTTCGCGACCGTGTTCTTCAGAGAGCAGAAGCAGCAGACCAACCTCGACTTTGGCAGGCTCAACGCCTATCTCGACCCGGCGGTCGGCCGCTTCGACGCCCTTGACGACGAGGAAAAAGTCGAGGTGCGCTCGGCGTTCAACAAGTTCAACCGCAACTACGAGTTCTTGACCCACATCATCCGCTTCGACGACGAGCAGCTGCACAAGTTCGCCGCATACGCGAAACTGCTGACCCGCAAGCTCCACATCGACGGCGACCCCGCCCCACACCTGGATGATGAGGTCACCTTGCAGTACTACCGGCTCCAGTCGGTCTACGAGGGCTCCATCGACCTACAAGACCAGGTGGGTGAGTTGAACAACTCGCCCAAGCTGAGCATGCCCACCGAAGACGACCGCGAGCGACTCTCAAAGATCCTCGACTCCCTCAACGAACGATGGGGCACCGAGTTCACCAACATGGACAAAGTGCTCGAACAGGTCGCCGACGACCTCGCCCAAGACAACGAGATCCAGCTGCGTGCCCATAACCCGCTCGACCTGTTCAAGATCATCTACGACGAGAAGATGCCCGACGTCATGCTGGCGCGGATGACCCAAAATCACGACTTCTCCATGAAGTACCTGTCGGACAAAGCCTTCCGAGCCGACGTGGACGCGATCCTGCTCCCGCTCATCCACGACCGCCTCAACCGACCCCGGCACGAGGATAGCCAACGAGACGACTCCTGA
- a CDS encoding restriction endonuclease subunit S — translation MDSYPGGSLEIPLKRLARFRSGGSIRGEEIHETGTYPVFGGNGIRGYTETSNIEGTNLLVGRQGALAGNVHFVAQPAYASEHALIASISGLVLPRYLYYLLIQMNLNQYSQAAAQPGISASVIEKVRISIPSHIEVQERMAAFLDAKTAEIDVVVEKLRRQRELLERYKRELIAHTVTKGLDPEAPMKESGLQWIGEIPEAWQIQTLSNMTDENKTKNKDLSESNLLSLSYGSIIRKDINLAFGLLSASFDTYQIVNPGYVVLRMTDLQNDKRSLRSGYVSERGIITGAYIGLIPGAQIDPRFLGWMMRAYDLKKIFYGLGSGVRQSLNYSELRKLPTLLPPLREQEEIADFLDSKTAEIDGLIGDIDRQMELLGAYRKQVINDVVTGKVRVSEEAA, via the coding sequence ATGGACAGTTACCCAGGTGGAAGTTTGGAAATCCCGCTTAAGCGACTAGCCAGATTCCGTTCCGGTGGATCTATTCGAGGAGAAGAGATCCACGAAACGGGAACCTATCCAGTATTTGGAGGTAACGGAATAAGAGGGTACACCGAGACATCGAATATTGAAGGAACTAACCTTCTAGTGGGTCGGCAGGGAGCACTGGCCGGAAACGTGCACTTTGTTGCACAACCCGCATATGCATCCGAGCATGCACTTATCGCCTCGATCTCCGGTCTTGTTCTCCCAAGGTATTTGTATTATCTGCTAATCCAAATGAATCTAAATCAATATTCTCAGGCGGCTGCACAGCCGGGAATATCAGCCAGCGTTATCGAGAAGGTTCGAATTTCCATACCGTCGCACATTGAAGTACAGGAACGGATGGCTGCGTTCTTGGATGCGAAGACTGCTGAGATTGACGTGGTGGTCGAGAAGCTCAGGCGCCAGCGGGAGTTGTTGGAGCGTTACAAGCGTGAGTTGATCGCCCACACCGTCACGAAGGGACTCGACCCCGAAGCCCCCATGAAAGAAAGTGGGTTGCAGTGGATCGGCGAGATCCCAGAAGCGTGGCAGATCCAGACGCTTTCAAATATGACCGATGAGAACAAAACGAAGAACAAGGATCTTTCGGAGAGTAATCTCCTGAGCCTTAGCTACGGTTCGATCATTCGCAAGGATATTAATCTGGCTTTTGGGCTGTTGTCAGCTTCGTTTGATACTTATCAAATCGTTAATCCTGGGTATGTAGTTCTACGCATGACCGATCTGCAAAATGACAAGAGAAGCCTGCGCAGTGGTTACGTTAGTGAACGTGGAATCATCACAGGAGCATACATTGGGCTTATTCCCGGGGCTCAGATAGATCCGCGATTCCTTGGATGGATGATGCGCGCTTACGATCTAAAGAAGATTTTCTACGGGCTTGGATCTGGCGTGCGGCAGTCGTTGAACTATTCAGAACTAAGGAAACTGCCAACACTTCTTCCGCCGCTTCGCGAGCAGGAAGAAATCGCAGATTTCCTCGATTCGAAGACAGCAGAAATTGACGGCTTGATTGGCGATATTGACCGCCAGATGGAGTTGTTGGGTGCTTATCGCAAGCAGGTTATTAATGATGTGGTGACGGGCAAGGTTCGGGTTAGTGAGGAGGCTGCGTGA
- a CDS encoding amidohydrolase yields the protein MAKELSAVKTLVSDLGPTRAEREELYVHFHKHPELSMQEVDTAATICAELDAAGIPYQRVGRTGIVATVENGAGPAVAMRADIDALPVPEASGKDYASVVEGVSHACGHDFHIMSLLAALKAFNAHKDAWRGTYVGVFQPAEETAEGAKDLVDNGVSKVLPKLDVYLGQHVLSSLPGAHVGTRPGPIFTAAASIRVKVFGKGSHGSMPELGVDPVVLAATIVMRLQTIVSREIAARETAIVTVGSLQAGTKSNIIPDDATLLINTRAYDKGVEKRLHEAIERIVRAECQAARSPRELEIEYYDVYPLTRNAEEETAKVRAAFDAYFGEDSVDIAPQSASEDFSYVPDDSETPYVYWGFGGFADQEHAPGNHNPAFAPDLQPTLDRGAEAAIVAASAWLCP from the coding sequence ATGGCGAAGGAACTATCGGCCGTCAAGACCCTGGTTTCAGATCTTGGCCCCACCCGAGCCGAGCGGGAGGAACTTTATGTCCACTTCCACAAACATCCAGAACTATCCATGCAGGAAGTCGATACCGCCGCCACAATCTGCGCCGAACTCGACGCAGCCGGAATCCCCTACCAGCGCGTAGGCCGCACCGGGATCGTCGCCACGGTCGAAAACGGCGCCGGCCCTGCAGTGGCCATGCGCGCGGACATCGACGCCCTGCCTGTACCTGAAGCCTCCGGCAAGGACTACGCCTCTGTGGTCGAAGGGGTCTCGCACGCCTGCGGGCACGACTTCCACATCATGAGCCTCTTGGCCGCGCTCAAGGCGTTCAACGCCCACAAGGACGCCTGGCGGGGAACCTACGTCGGCGTGTTCCAACCTGCCGAAGAGACCGCCGAGGGCGCCAAGGACCTCGTCGATAATGGCGTTTCCAAAGTGCTCCCCAAACTCGACGTCTACCTAGGCCAGCACGTGCTATCTTCCCTGCCCGGGGCGCACGTAGGCACCCGTCCCGGCCCGATTTTCACCGCCGCCGCGTCCATCCGCGTCAAAGTCTTTGGCAAGGGATCCCACGGGTCCATGCCTGAGCTTGGCGTCGACCCAGTGGTACTGGCTGCGACGATCGTCATGCGACTGCAGACCATCGTCTCCCGCGAAATCGCCGCGCGCGAGACCGCCATCGTCACCGTCGGCTCGCTGCAGGCTGGCACCAAGTCCAACATCATCCCGGACGACGCCACGCTGCTGATCAACACCCGCGCCTATGACAAGGGCGTCGAAAAGCGCCTGCACGAGGCCATCGAGCGCATCGTGCGCGCCGAATGCCAAGCCGCACGCAGCCCGCGCGAGCTGGAGATCGAGTACTACGACGTCTATCCGCTTACCCGCAACGCGGAAGAAGAAACCGCGAAAGTCCGCGCCGCCTTCGACGCCTACTTCGGCGAAGATTCAGTCGACATCGCCCCGCAGTCCGCGTCCGAGGATTTCTCCTACGTCCCGGACGACTCCGAAACACCCTACGTGTACTGGGGGTTCGGTGGCTTTGCCGATCAAGAGCACGCGCCCGGCAACCACAATCCGGCCTTCGCGCCAGACCTCCAACCCACCCTCGACCGCGGCGCTGAGGCGGCCATCGTGGCCGCGTCGGCGTGGCTTTGCCCCTAA